A region of the Oceanihabitans sp. IOP_32 genome:
AAAAGCTGTAGTAATTGCTTTTATCATTGTTTCTGTATTTGTTGTTTTAGGGAAATTTATATTCGAATTATTTGGAATAACAATACCTGCCTTTAAAATCACAGGTGGTATTTTAATTTTCTATGTAGGTTTTGAAATGCTACAATCCAAAAAATCAAATGTTAAACATCTAGAAAAAGTTAACATAGATGAAAACATAGCAGTTTCACCTTTAGCTATACCAATTTTAGCTGGACCAGGAACAATTGTTACAGCTATGAATTTCGCATCCCATTCTACTTATATTCATATTGGATTAGTAGTACTTGTTTTCGGAATAATGTGTTTATTAACTTATATAACATTTAGTTTAAGTGATTTTATTGCAAAAAAGATTGGAGACAACGTAATTTCAGTAATTGGAAAATTAATGGGACTAATTATTGCAATTATCGGAACAAGTATGGTTATAGAAGGAATTAAAATATCATTTAACATGGTAAAGTAAAGTGACATTGAACTGAATAAAAACTGTGCCCAACAATGTATTATATTAATTAACTCAAATAACCCCTATAAATAAAGGGTTTTAAAAGATGTATTTAAAAAGGGTACAACATAGGTACAACATTTTGACCTATAATTTGAAGTGATCTAAAAGCATAAAAAAACCGCTTCTAAATTAATAGAAACGGTTTTCAATATGTATTTAAACTTAAAGTTATTAAGCTGCCGTACCAGAGCCTAAATACACACTATTTGATACTTGTGTACCATCAGCAGAAACAAACGCCATAAATAGCTCTACTGTATCTCCTGCATAGGTATTCGGTATAGTAATTACTTGAGAACCTACAGTTCTATCTGCACCATTAAGAATAGATACAGATTCTTTTTTACTTGGATTGTAAACTAATACCATCGCTTTATCGGTTGCGTTTGCATTACCTTCTGCCGAGTTATCATCCCAATCAAAAGTTACTTGTCCTGGTGTTGCTAAATCGGTTGAACCATTTAAAACACTAGACAAAGAACCTCTACTCAATAAAGCTAAAGAATAATCGATTGTAAAGTTAGGTGCGATGCCTCCTACTGCATTATTTAACACATAAGACATAGCAGCATTAAATTCTGTTTTCTTAACAGCAAAAGCCTTATATCCAACTTTAATAAAATCGCTTGTCGCTTGAAGATACTCCAATGTAATAGTAAATTTATTACGTTGATTTACCTGACCTTCTGTTCGTGGATTCGCCACGCTTGCTGGCTTGATTCTGATGTAGTCAATACCTTTCCAACTACCGCCAATAATACTACCTACTTTTCCGGATAGACTTCCTAAAATACCTTGTGGAATTTTTCCCATTTTTATAACAATTTAAAATTAATACTTGTTCGGACTTGGTACGGACTTGATATTGCTTTTTAACCTTGTTTTCGTTACTAATATAACGAGAATTATGCCATTTTGTTACTGTT
Encoded here:
- a CDS encoding MarC family protein, with amino-acid sequence MDNLLTFSITVFTGFFAIMNPISNMPIFLSLVEGADKKTKQRINLKAVVIAFIIVSVFVVLGKFIFELFGITIPAFKITGGILIFYVGFEMLQSKKSNVKHLEKVNIDENIAVSPLAIPILAGPGTIVTAMNFASHSTYIHIGLVVLVFGIMCLLTYITFSLSDFIAKKIGDNVISVIGKLMGLIIAIIGTSMVIEGIKISFNMVK
- a CDS encoding DUF6266 family protein, with the protein product MGKIPQGILGSLSGKVGSIIGGSWKGIDYIRIKPASVANPRTEGQVNQRNKFTITLEYLQATSDFIKVGYKAFAVKKTEFNAAMSYVLNNAVGGIAPNFTIDYSLALLSRGSLSSVLNGSTDLATPGQVTFDWDDNSAEGNANATDKAMVLVYNPSKKESVSILNGADRTVGSQVITIPNTYAGDTVELFMAFVSADGTQVSNSVYLGSGTAA